One window of the Pseudomonas knackmussii B13 genome contains the following:
- the rfbC gene encoding dTDP-4-dehydrorhamnose 3,5-epimerase — protein sequence MKATRLAIPDVVLLEPQVFGDERGFFFESFNQRKFEAAVGPVRPFVQDNHSRSARGVLRGLHYQIQQPQGKLVRVVQGEVFDVAVDLRRDSPTFGQWVGAILSGENKHQLWIPEGFAHGFQVLSESAEFLYKTTDFWAPEHERCIAWNDPDLAIEWPAPGEPELSGKDRLGVRLSEAEVFN from the coding sequence ATGAAAGCTACACGTCTCGCAATTCCCGATGTCGTCTTGCTGGAACCGCAGGTCTTCGGCGATGAACGCGGCTTCTTCTTCGAAAGCTTCAACCAGCGCAAATTCGAGGCCGCCGTTGGTCCGGTACGCCCCTTCGTCCAGGACAACCACTCACGCTCCGCGCGCGGCGTACTGCGCGGCTTGCATTACCAGATCCAGCAGCCGCAGGGAAAACTCGTGCGGGTGGTCCAGGGCGAGGTTTTCGACGTTGCCGTCGATCTGCGGAGAGACTCACCTACCTTCGGCCAATGGGTCGGCGCGATCCTGAGTGGCGAGAACAAACATCAGCTGTGGATTCCCGAAGGCTTCGCGCATGGATTCCAGGTGCTCAGCGAGAGCGCCGAGTTTCTCTACAAGACCACCGACTTCTGGGCACCGGAGCATGAGCGCTGCATTGCCTGGAATGACCCGGATCTTGCCATTGAGTGGCCGGCGCCAGGGGAGCCGGAACTGTCTGGCAAGGATCGCCTGGGCGTACGCCTGAGCGAAGCTGAAGTATTCAACTGA
- a CDS encoding rhamnan synthesis F family protein produces the protein MQERQRAVVVLGMHRSGTSAIARGLTTLGVELGGNLMPAAQNNNERGFWEDQEIVDINTDVLDTLGHSWHSLKPLASERLASLEDSPLMRRAVDYLREHFSGYPIFGLKDPRISLLLPFWMRVFELAGIDPAFVISLRHPLSVAQSLEKRDGFSHPKSLYLWLDYMLQSLLHSRGQRAVVLSYDNLMHRPAEQIVRLGEHLGLNAPPAAELEEYVERFLSADLQHNRATDDIEQLSGTAPAEVIECFELLNSLAADELQLASPQAILRTEALAEHCRALEPTLHTLHRQDRLHDEALQEARALIDSLQFVVAKQTQELEDAQQRLTEIARLSANLAQVEANLVSAQASLDEVRQSASWVVTKPLRFASRIARGRRSEAIVSLRNYLHQVGRSLYWRIPAKQRDRLLLTAYRRLGFAFQGLGHYERWKRQNSQQTLSELTWPTELTDINQVAPCESLNGSVAIHLHMYYSDLADEFRGYLGNMPFPYDLFVSVKDEAGRQTCQEAFANLPQLGALRIEVVPNRGRDIAPMFCQFGDALRQYDYLLHLHSKKSLFNNGATDGWREYLCQALSGSERQVRAIFELLQSGRAGIVYPQNFERLHYVANTWLANRAMGHQWCHRLGITQIPESYFHFPAGSMFWASRQALAPLFEAGITLEDFAEEAGQTDGTFAHCLERLLVLTSQKQGLAPAILRCQRTNSWSAWRFDSYLARDEQELQQQIANPAIKTVAFDIFDTLLLRPLLDPESVKRLTAQRVDPSIGEKYLRYRAVAEARAREKAGRDITTAEIFDELGRLSGIEKGTLLALRQREEETEFASVAPRPQSIALLRYAKRLGKRVVLLSDMFLPQPVITAMLQKVGILQWDKLYLSGEIGVRKDSGQLYELALREEQLLPEQMLMIGDNERSDVQIPGDMGMGLMHMLKPVDLARGLPHWNRLVERVRAQGDLSAELALGLLLRRNFSKIAFGTYRPTAFSQGSAELLGYNVIGPLLTHFVTWLRERAQRDGIDRLYFLAREGKLLKSAFDLWSEREPSAVQSHYLVLSRRAVSVPQLQDFKDVLTLARPNYFSGTLENLIKARFGVQLSESDLQALDNLGLWKAGQLLDISNGDVSHIEPVLRHLLPRILEQAAHEAPALQRYLADSGLADGGAVAVVDVGYSGTIQRHLNAFLAHPINGYYMVTDELVDAFSESCKVFADGCFADRVSRATRGNCSLFDQNFMLEQLLSADDAQINHYTLNDTGEPVAHFQALSDQELAAREIRHQIQNGALAYLQDVLDVRATLHADFLPPRALAVDIWSTFSASPDDEERKLLKRLVLDDHYCGRGLVS, from the coding sequence GTGCAAGAGCGCCAAAGAGCCGTAGTCGTACTGGGCATGCACCGTAGCGGGACCAGTGCAATTGCAAGGGGACTCACGACGCTTGGCGTGGAGCTGGGTGGCAACCTGATGCCTGCCGCGCAGAACAACAACGAGCGTGGCTTCTGGGAAGACCAGGAAATCGTCGACATCAATACCGACGTCCTGGACACACTCGGACACTCCTGGCACTCGCTGAAACCGCTCGCCAGCGAACGGCTCGCCAGTCTCGAAGACTCGCCACTCATGCGGCGAGCAGTGGACTACCTTCGCGAGCACTTCAGTGGCTACCCGATTTTTGGCCTCAAGGACCCGCGCATTTCGTTACTGCTGCCATTCTGGATGCGCGTCTTCGAGCTCGCAGGTATCGACCCGGCATTCGTCATCAGCCTGCGCCATCCGCTGAGCGTGGCGCAGTCCCTGGAGAAACGCGACGGTTTCAGCCACCCAAAGAGTCTCTACCTCTGGCTCGACTACATGCTGCAGAGCCTGCTGCACTCCCGCGGTCAACGAGCTGTGGTGCTGAGTTACGACAATCTGATGCACAGACCAGCCGAGCAGATAGTTCGGCTAGGCGAGCACCTTGGCCTGAATGCCCCGCCAGCAGCCGAACTGGAGGAGTACGTCGAGCGATTCCTCAGTGCAGATCTACAACACAATCGTGCCACCGATGACATCGAGCAGTTGTCAGGCACCGCTCCAGCAGAGGTAATCGAGTGCTTCGAACTGCTTAACAGCCTGGCTGCAGACGAGTTGCAACTCGCCAGCCCTCAAGCAATTCTCCGCACCGAAGCCTTGGCAGAGCACTGCCGCGCACTTGAACCGACACTGCACACTCTGCATCGCCAGGATCGCCTGCATGACGAGGCCCTGCAGGAGGCCCGCGCCCTCATCGATAGCCTGCAGTTCGTGGTCGCCAAACAGACTCAGGAACTGGAAGACGCCCAGCAACGCCTGACCGAGATTGCGAGGCTTTCTGCCAACCTGGCGCAGGTTGAAGCCAACCTGGTGAGTGCCCAGGCCTCGCTCGATGAAGTCCGCCAATCAGCTTCCTGGGTGGTCACCAAACCCTTGCGCTTCGCCTCACGGATAGCTCGTGGTCGGCGCAGCGAAGCCATTGTCAGCCTGCGCAATTACTTGCATCAGGTCGGCCGCTCACTCTACTGGCGCATTCCGGCCAAGCAACGCGACCGGCTTCTGCTCACCGCCTATCGCCGACTGGGCTTCGCCTTCCAGGGGCTGGGGCACTACGAGCGCTGGAAACGACAGAACTCGCAGCAGACATTGTCCGAACTCACTTGGCCAACCGAGCTCACCGATATCAATCAGGTCGCCCCCTGCGAATCACTAAATGGCAGTGTCGCTATCCACCTGCACATGTACTACAGCGACCTGGCGGATGAATTCCGCGGCTATCTCGGCAACATGCCCTTCCCCTATGACCTGTTCGTCTCGGTGAAGGACGAAGCTGGCAGGCAGACCTGCCAGGAGGCTTTCGCCAACTTGCCGCAACTGGGTGCCCTGCGAATCGAGGTAGTTCCAAACCGAGGTCGAGACATAGCGCCCATGTTCTGCCAGTTCGGCGACGCTCTACGTCAGTACGACTACCTGCTGCACCTGCACAGCAAGAAATCGCTGTTCAATAACGGTGCCACCGACGGCTGGCGCGAGTACCTGTGCCAGGCACTGAGCGGCAGCGAGCGGCAGGTGCGTGCGATCTTCGAGCTTCTGCAATCGGGTCGCGCTGGTATCGTCTATCCACAGAACTTCGAGCGACTGCACTACGTGGCCAACACCTGGCTGGCCAACCGAGCGATGGGCCATCAATGGTGCCACCGCCTCGGTATCACGCAGATCCCGGAGAGCTATTTCCACTTCCCGGCCGGCAGCATGTTCTGGGCTTCCCGACAGGCCTTGGCGCCACTTTTCGAGGCAGGCATTACCCTGGAAGACTTCGCCGAGGAAGCCGGGCAGACTGATGGCACTTTCGCTCACTGCCTGGAGCGCCTGCTGGTCCTGACCAGCCAGAAGCAAGGCCTGGCCCCGGCCATCCTGCGTTGCCAACGAACCAACTCCTGGTCGGCCTGGCGCTTCGACAGCTACCTGGCCCGCGACGAGCAGGAACTGCAACAGCAAATTGCCAATCCGGCCATCAAGACGGTCGCCTTTGACATCTTCGACACCCTGCTGCTGCGCCCGCTGCTCGACCCGGAGTCGGTAAAGCGCCTGACTGCACAACGAGTCGACCCAAGCATCGGAGAGAAATACCTGCGCTATCGCGCCGTGGCCGAGGCTCGCGCACGCGAGAAAGCCGGACGCGACATTACCACCGCCGAAATCTTCGATGAGCTGGGACGTCTATCCGGCATTGAGAAAGGCACCCTTCTCGCTCTACGCCAGCGCGAAGAAGAAACCGAGTTCGCCAGCGTTGCGCCGCGCCCGCAAAGCATTGCCCTGCTTCGCTATGCAAAGCGCCTGGGCAAGCGGGTCGTGTTGCTCAGCGACATGTTCCTGCCCCAGCCGGTCATCACCGCGATGCTGCAGAAGGTCGGCATCCTGCAGTGGGACAAGCTGTACCTTTCCGGCGAAATCGGTGTCCGCAAGGACAGTGGCCAGCTCTACGAACTGGCATTGCGCGAGGAGCAGTTGCTGCCGGAACAGATGCTGATGATCGGCGACAACGAGCGCTCGGATGTGCAGATACCCGGCGACATGGGTATGGGTCTGATGCACATGCTGAAGCCGGTCGACCTCGCGCGAGGGTTGCCGCACTGGAACCGACTGGTGGAGCGCGTTCGGGCTCAAGGCGATCTCAGCGCCGAACTGGCACTGGGCCTGCTCCTGCGACGCAACTTCTCCAAGATCGCCTTCGGTACCTATCGTCCTACTGCGTTTTCCCAAGGCTCCGCAGAGCTGCTTGGCTACAACGTCATCGGTCCGCTGCTCACTCACTTCGTCACCTGGCTGCGTGAACGTGCACAGCGTGACGGTATCGATCGCCTCTACTTCCTGGCCCGTGAGGGCAAGCTGCTCAAGTCGGCCTTCGACCTCTGGTCCGAGCGCGAGCCCAGCGCCGTGCAATCGCACTATCTGGTGCTGTCGCGGCGCGCGGTCAGCGTCCCGCAACTTCAGGACTTCAAGGACGTGCTGACGCTCGCCCGTCCCAACTACTTCTCCGGCACCTTGGAGAACCTGATCAAAGCTCGCTTTGGCGTGCAACTGAGCGAGAGCGACCTGCAAGCGCTCGACAACCTGGGGTTGTGGAAAGCCGGGCAACTGCTCGACATCAGCAATGGTGACGTCAGCCACATCGAACCCGTCCTACGTCATCTGCTTCCGCGCATCCTGGAGCAGGCCGCACATGAGGCTCCAGCCCTGCAACGCTACCTGGCGGATTCCGGGTTGGCAGATGGTGGTGCAGTCGCTGTAGTCGACGTCGGTTACTCCGGCACCATCCAACGTCACCTGAACGCTTTCCTGGCGCACCCAATCAACGGTTACTACATGGTCACCGACGAACTGGTCGACGCCTTCAGTGAGAGCTGCAAGGTCTTCGCCGATGGTTGCTTCGCCGACCGGGTCTCCCGAGCAACTCGCGGTAATTGCAGCCTGTTCGACCAGAACTTCATGCTCGAGCAACTGCTCAGCGCAGACGATGCCCAGATCAACCATTACACCCTGAACGACACCGGCGAGCCTGTCGCACACTTCCAGGCACTCAGCGACCAGGAGCTGGCGGCCCGGGAGATCCGTCACCAGATCCAGAATGGCGCACTGGCCTACCTGCAGGACGTATTGGATGTCCGAGCCACGCTGCATGCCGACTTCCTACCGCCTCGCGCACTGGCTGTGGATATCTGGTCGACCTTCAGCGCCAGCCCCGACGATGAGGAGCGGAAGCTATTGAAGCGACTGGTTCTTGACGACCACTATTGCGGTCGCGGACTGGTCAGCTGA
- the cysC gene encoding adenylyl-sulfate kinase, which produces MSLNENIRWHAGRLSIEERANRLRQKPATLWLTGLSGSGKSTLAFALEYALHEHGYSAVVLDGDNVRHGLCKDLGFSAEDRSENIRRVAEVARLMNDAGLIVITSFISPFRADREQARQIVGEERFREIHLSTDLSVCEQRDPKGLYKKARAGALAEFTGISSPYEAPLQPFDRIDTDRLSLDESVALLMGHLELQPVTR; this is translated from the coding sequence ATGAGCCTGAACGAAAACATCCGCTGGCACGCCGGCCGCCTCAGCATCGAGGAGCGCGCAAATCGTCTGCGCCAGAAGCCGGCGACTCTCTGGCTCACCGGCCTGAGCGGCTCCGGTAAGTCGACCCTGGCCTTTGCCCTGGAATACGCCCTGCATGAGCATGGCTATTCGGCAGTGGTTCTCGATGGCGACAACGTGCGCCACGGGTTATGCAAGGATCTGGGCTTTTCCGCGGAAGACCGCTCGGAGAACATCCGTCGCGTCGCCGAAGTCGCACGGCTGATGAACGACGCCGGGCTAATCGTCATCACCTCGTTCATCTCGCCGTTCCGTGCGGACCGCGAGCAGGCCCGACAGATTGTCGGCGAAGAGCGCTTCCGCGAAATTCACCTGAGCACTGATCTGAGCGTCTGCGAGCAGCGCGATCCCAAGGGCCTGTACAAGAAAGCCCGCGCCGGTGCACTTGCCGAATTCACCGGCATCAGCTCGCCCTATGAGGCACCGTTGCAACCCTTCGATCGCATCGACACCGATCGCCTGAGCCTGGACGAAAGCGTCGCGCTACTGATGGGCCACCTGGAACTCCAGCCAGTGACGCGCTGA
- a CDS encoding sensor histidine kinase encodes MNRYLSRWRSLGALAVLFVLSLWPLQFFAERYYSQQLAEQNQQTLDLYVATLLGTLRRYEDLPPILSELPLLNATLQRTDDTVLQAKANSRLAEIKQRTGADVIYLMRPDGTTQAASNWDQPDSFVGRNFAFRPYFKDAIQGRPARFFGLGTTSNRRGYYFASEVHGVDRVLGVLVVKLDLEHMEQLWGNTPEQLLVTDANGVAILSSNDVWRFHASRPLSPAKQREIAQNIPYPVLDPKPLRINERSWISLSRELPETGWTVSIYSPRSQVDRPVRSVLLIGGATLLALLLLLALLSISRRHYIERIALEAQAKRQLEMRVLERTQELEDANARLQQEVHDREQAQRELMHAQEEVVQAGKLTALGTMSASISHELNQPLGAIRSYADNARVLLDHQRLDDARGNLEQISSLTERMASIIAHLKAYARGARRAPENVALQPAINDALALVASRRQAMNVELQRDLPDAPLWVQAGETRLRQILANLLSNALDALSEKAPPRRIWLTAEQTTEGVILSLRDNGPGFSAEALAHAREPFFTTKTSAKGLGLGLAICDTLLRALGGRLELGNHPEGGALVQLHLLPGIPGVTPTPQEETRA; translated from the coding sequence TTGAACCGCTACCTATCCCGCTGGCGTTCCTTGGGCGCTCTGGCAGTACTCTTCGTCCTGTCGCTCTGGCCGCTGCAGTTCTTCGCCGAGCGCTACTACAGCCAGCAACTCGCCGAGCAGAACCAGCAGACCCTGGACCTCTACGTCGCCACTCTGCTCGGCACGCTTCGCCGCTACGAGGACCTTCCGCCGATCCTCAGCGAACTGCCGCTGCTGAACGCCACCCTGCAGCGCACTGACGACACGGTTCTTCAGGCAAAGGCAAATTCGCGACTAGCGGAAATAAAGCAGCGCACCGGTGCAGACGTCATCTACCTGATGCGCCCGGACGGCACCACTCAGGCCGCTTCGAACTGGGACCAGCCGGACAGTTTCGTCGGTCGCAACTTCGCCTTTCGCCCCTACTTCAAGGACGCCATCCAGGGCCGGCCGGCGCGGTTCTTTGGCCTGGGCACCACCTCCAATCGGCGGGGCTACTACTTCGCGAGCGAAGTCCATGGAGTCGATCGCGTACTCGGCGTGCTGGTGGTCAAGCTGGACCTCGAACACATGGAGCAGCTCTGGGGCAATACCCCCGAGCAGTTGCTGGTGACCGACGCCAACGGCGTGGCCATCCTCAGCTCCAACGACGTCTGGCGCTTCCATGCCAGTCGACCGCTATCGCCGGCCAAACAGCGCGAAATTGCGCAGAACATCCCCTATCCGGTGCTGGACCCGAAGCCGTTGCGCATCAATGAGCGCAGCTGGATCAGCCTGAGCCGAGAGCTACCGGAAACCGGCTGGACCGTGAGCATCTACTCGCCGCGCAGCCAGGTCGACCGCCCGGTACGCAGCGTCCTGCTTATTGGCGGTGCCACCCTGCTGGCCTTGCTCCTGTTATTGGCACTGCTGAGCATCAGCCGCCGCCACTACATCGAGCGCATCGCCCTTGAGGCCCAGGCCAAGCGCCAACTGGAGATGCGCGTGCTCGAGCGCACCCAGGAGCTGGAAGACGCCAACGCTCGCCTGCAGCAGGAAGTCCATGACCGCGAGCAGGCGCAGCGCGAACTCATGCACGCCCAGGAAGAAGTGGTGCAAGCTGGCAAGCTGACCGCGCTGGGCACCATGTCGGCCAGCATCAGCCACGAGCTGAACCAGCCGCTCGGGGCGATCCGCAGCTATGCCGACAACGCGCGCGTGCTGCTTGATCATCAGCGCCTGGATGACGCTCGCGGCAACCTCGAGCAGATCAGCTCGCTGACCGAGCGCATGGCCTCGATCATCGCCCACCTCAAGGCCTATGCCCGCGGCGCCCGGCGCGCGCCGGAGAACGTCGCCCTGCAGCCGGCGATCAATGACGCCCTGGCGCTGGTCGCCAGCCGCCGCCAGGCCATGAATGTCGAATTGCAGCGTGACCTGCCCGATGCGCCCCTCTGGGTCCAGGCCGGCGAAACGCGGTTACGGCAGATCCTCGCCAATCTGCTTTCCAATGCCCTGGACGCCCTCAGTGAGAAAGCGCCGCCGCGGCGCATCTGGCTTACCGCCGAGCAGACAACCGAAGGCGTCATCCTGTCCCTGCGCGACAACGGTCCGGGATTCTCCGCAGAGGCTCTGGCGCATGCGCGCGAGCCGTTCTTCACCACGAAGACCAGTGCAAAGGGCCTTGGCCTCGGCCTGGCGATCTGCGACACCCTGCTGCGCGCCCTCGGCGGCCGGCTGGAACTGGGCAATCACCCCGAGGGCGGCGCTCTCGTACAATTGCACCTGTTGCCGGGCATCCCCGGCGTGACGCCGACGCCCCAGGAGGAAACCCGCGCATGA
- a CDS encoding sigma-54-dependent transcriptional regulator has translation MTQSAAFAADNQVVLIDDDPYLRQALSQTLDLAGFKAISLGDARELDATRCRDWPGVVVSDIRMPGIDGLELLEQLHGQDPDLPVILITGHGDVPLAVKAMRAGAYDFLEKPFPSDALLDSVRRALEVRRLVLENRSLRLALAERKEVRGRLVGQSPGMRRLQEQVAALAGLQADVLILGETGSGKEVVARALHDLSNRRNGPFVAINAGALAESVVESELFGHEQGAFTGAQKRRIGKFEFANGGTLFLDEIESMSLDVQVKLLRLLQERVVERLGSNQLIPLDIRIIAATKEDLRLAADEGRFRADLYYRLNVASLRIPPLRERGEDILLLFQHFAEQATQRHGLPARQVEPGQRALLLAHSWPGNVRELQNVAERFALGLDLGLDEVPAHSGSAPAGAGLNEQVEAFERALIAAEMARSHTSLRSLAEALGLPRKTLHDKLRKHGLMLSGTGGNPADEVES, from the coding sequence ATGACCCAGAGCGCCGCATTCGCCGCCGACAACCAGGTCGTCCTGATCGACGACGACCCGTACTTGCGCCAGGCGCTCAGCCAGACCCTCGACCTCGCCGGCTTCAAGGCGATCAGCCTGGGCGATGCGCGCGAGCTGGATGCAACTCGCTGCCGCGACTGGCCTGGGGTGGTGGTCAGCGACATTCGAATGCCCGGCATCGATGGCCTGGAATTGCTCGAACAGCTGCACGGCCAGGATCCCGACCTGCCGGTGATCCTCATCACCGGCCACGGCGACGTGCCCCTGGCCGTGAAAGCCATGCGCGCCGGCGCCTACGATTTTCTCGAGAAGCCCTTCCCCAGTGACGCCCTGCTCGACAGCGTGCGTCGCGCCCTGGAGGTCCGCCGCCTGGTGCTGGAAAACCGCAGCCTGCGCCTGGCACTGGCCGAGCGAAAGGAAGTGCGCGGCCGTCTGGTAGGCCAGTCGCCCGGCATGCGCCGCCTGCAGGAGCAGGTGGCAGCACTCGCCGGTTTGCAGGCTGACGTACTGATCCTCGGGGAGACCGGCTCCGGCAAGGAAGTGGTCGCCCGCGCGCTGCACGATCTGTCCAATCGCCGCAACGGCCCCTTCGTCGCCATCAATGCCGGCGCCCTCGCTGAGTCGGTGGTGGAAAGCGAGCTGTTCGGCCATGAGCAGGGCGCCTTCACCGGCGCGCAGAAACGCCGCATCGGCAAGTTCGAGTTCGCCAATGGCGGCACCCTGTTCCTCGACGAGATCGAGAGCATGAGCCTGGACGTGCAGGTCAAGCTGCTGCGTCTGCTGCAGGAACGCGTCGTCGAGCGCCTCGGCTCGAACCAGTTGATCCCGCTGGACATCCGCATCATTGCGGCGACCAAGGAGGACCTGCGCCTGGCCGCTGACGAGGGCCGCTTCCGTGCCGATCTTTATTACCGGCTGAATGTCGCCAGCCTGCGCATCCCGCCGCTGCGCGAGCGCGGGGAAGACATCCTGCTGCTGTTCCAGCACTTCGCCGAACAGGCAACGCAACGCCATGGCCTTCCGGCCCGCCAGGTCGAGCCGGGGCAGCGCGCCCTGCTCCTGGCGCATAGTTGGCCGGGCAATGTCCGGGAGCTGCAAAACGTTGCCGAACGCTTCGCCCTGGGGCTCGATCTGGGGCTGGACGAGGTCCCTGCACACTCGGGAAGCGCACCTGCGGGCGCCGGGCTGAACGAGCAGGTGGAAGCCTTCGAGCGTGCTCTGATCGCCGCCGAAATGGCCCGCTCGCATACCTCCCTGCGTAGTCTGGCCGAAGCACTAGGCCTGCCGCGCAAGACCCTGCATGACAAGTTGCGCAAACATGGCCTGATGCTCTCCGGCACTGGCGGAAATCCCGCCGATGAGGTCGAGTCCTAG
- the arcD gene encoding arginine-ornithine antiporter gives MSQESSQKLRLGALTALVIGSMVGGGIFSLPQNMAASADVGAILIGWAITAVGMLALAFVFQTLANRKPQLDGGVYAYAKAGFGDYMGFSSAWGYWISAWLGNVGYFVLLFSTLGYFFPVFGEGNTLASIIGASVLLWAVHFLVLRGIKEAAFVNVVTTIAKMVPLFLFILICLFAFKLDIFTADIWGLNNPELGSVMNQVRNMMLVTVWVFIGIEGASIFSARAERRTDVGKATLLGFVIVLLLLVLVNILSLGIMTQPELAKLQNPSMAAVLEHVVGHWGAVLISVGLVISLLGALLSWVLLCAEIMFAAAKDHTMPEFIRKENSKQVPANALWLTNGCVQVFLIITLFSASTYLKLIYLATSMILIPYFWSAAYAVLLPLRGETYETDARDRSKDLFIASISLIYAIWLIYAGGLKYLLLSALLYAPGAILFAKAKREVGQPVFTNVEKLIFAVVVVGALIAAYGLYDGFLTL, from the coding sequence ATGTCGCAAGAAAGCAGCCAAAAACTCCGATTAGGGGCGCTTACCGCGCTCGTGATCGGCTCCATGGTAGGCGGGGGGATCTTCTCGCTGCCGCAGAACATGGCAGCCAGCGCCGACGTCGGCGCCATCCTGATCGGCTGGGCCATCACCGCAGTGGGGATGCTCGCCCTGGCCTTCGTGTTCCAGACCCTCGCCAACCGCAAACCGCAACTCGACGGCGGGGTGTACGCCTACGCCAAGGCCGGTTTCGGCGACTACATGGGCTTCTCTTCGGCCTGGGGCTACTGGATCAGCGCCTGGCTAGGCAACGTCGGTTACTTCGTCCTGCTGTTTTCCACCCTAGGTTACTTCTTCCCGGTCTTCGGCGAAGGCAACACCCTGGCCTCCATCATCGGCGCGTCGGTCCTGCTCTGGGCCGTGCACTTCCTGGTGCTGCGCGGGATCAAGGAGGCGGCCTTCGTCAACGTAGTGACCACCATCGCCAAGATGGTGCCGCTGTTCCTGTTCATCCTGATCTGCCTGTTCGCGTTCAAACTGGACATCTTCACGGCTGATATCTGGGGCCTGAACAACCCCGAACTCGGCAGCGTGATGAACCAGGTGCGCAACATGATGCTGGTGACCGTCTGGGTGTTCATCGGTATCGAAGGCGCAAGCATCTTCTCGGCACGTGCCGAACGCCGCACCGACGTCGGCAAGGCGACCCTGCTCGGCTTCGTCATCGTGCTGCTACTCCTCGTTCTGGTGAACATCCTCTCCCTGGGCATCATGACCCAGCCGGAATTGGCCAAACTGCAGAACCCGTCGATGGCTGCCGTGCTCGAGCACGTGGTTGGCCACTGGGGCGCTGTGCTGATCAGCGTCGGCCTGGTCATCTCGCTGCTCGGCGCCCTGCTGTCATGGGTACTGCTGTGCGCCGAGATCATGTTCGCCGCGGCCAAAGACCACACCATGCCCGAGTTCATCCGCAAGGAGAACAGCAAGCAGGTCCCGGCCAATGCACTGTGGCTGACCAACGGCTGCGTGCAGGTATTCCTGATCATCACGCTGTTCAGCGCCAGCACCTATCTGAAGCTGATCTACCTGGCCACCTCGATGATCCTGATCCCGTACTTCTGGTCCGCGGCCTACGCCGTCCTGCTGCCGCTGCGCGGGGAGACCTACGAGACCGACGCTCGCGACCGCAGCAAGGATCTGTTCATCGCCTCCATCTCGCTCATCTACGCCATCTGGCTGATCTACGCTGGTGGATTGAAGTACCTGCTGTTGTCGGCGCTGCTTTACGCGCCAGGCGCCATCCTCTTCGCAAAAGCGAAACGTGAAGTCGGACAACCCGTCTTCACCAACGTCGAGAAGCTCATCTTCGCAGTTGTCGTGGTCGGTGCATTGATCGCGGCGTATGGCCTCTACGACGGCTTCCTTACTCTGTGA